One Aneurinibacillus migulanus genomic region harbors:
- a CDS encoding universal stress protein: MYHHILLAYDGSEHAKRAAEKAAEIADQFKTAVTVVTAYPKSPSHILGAKPITEEEMEAYWEEKATEIADLFLNHGVSFSKVVRAEDPKSLILDTAEELDVDLIILGSRGLSNYARLMLGGVSQAITQHAECDVLVVK; encoded by the coding sequence ATGTACCACCATATCTTGCTTGCCTATGACGGCTCAGAGCATGCAAAGCGTGCAGCCGAAAAAGCGGCTGAAATCGCTGACCAATTCAAAACTGCCGTTACCGTAGTTACGGCCTACCCGAAATCGCCTTCCCATATTCTCGGTGCCAAACCAATTACCGAAGAAGAAATGGAAGCATATTGGGAAGAAAAAGCGACGGAAATCGCTGATTTATTCTTAAACCACGGTGTCTCCTTTAGCAAAGTAGTACGGGCAGAAGATCCAAAAAGCCTAATTCTTGATACCGCAGAGGAGCTGGATGTCGATCTGATTATTCTCGGCTCACGTGGCCTATCTAATTATGCGCGTCTTATGCTGGGCGGGGTCAGCCAGGCAATTACC